The segment TATTTTCACCCGCTTTTTCCAACTCAATACGTGAGACTTCCGCATTCTTGAGCTCTTTAGCCAAGAAGCGACGAATAGCAATATCTTCCATCAGTTGATCCGCATACGAACCACGAGCAAACCAACGAGAATCCCAATCCCGATAAACGCCTAAGCGAAATCCTTTTGGATGAACTTTTTGTCCCACGACGCTATTCCTCTTTCTTTTTGCTTTGTTCAGTTGACACTTTAGGAGCCACCATAACCTTCAGATGACTGAGCCGCCTGCGCTGTAAATTTGCGCGACCCATTGCCCCTGGTTTGTAATACGTAATCGTTGGACCTTCATCCACACAAAACTCTCGCACTACCAAATCCGACTCTGCAAGGTTCGCCTGGCTCTTAGCATTGGCAACAGCAGATTCTAGAATCTTTTTCAATGGCCTCACTCGTTTAAGTGCACAGGTTGAAAACCAGTTCAACGCATAATCCGCATCCTTACCACGCACCACATCAACTAATGGACGCAGCTTGTAGGGCGAGAAACGAATATAACGAGCTTTTGCTGTAAATTGCATAATTTTACCTCTTCAACCTTACTTATCAGCAGACTCTGCCCCGGTCTTCTTCTGGCCACTATGTAGCCTGAAGGTACGCGTTGGCGCAAATTCACCTAAATAATGACCCACCATGTTTTCCGTAATGAAGACTGGAAGGAACTTTTTACCATTATGCACTGCAATTGTTAACCCGACAAATTCAGGAATAACCATACTTCTGCGAGACCATGTCTTAATAGCCTCTTTTTTGCCAGATTCTTTCACCTTGTGAACTTTCACAAGGAGCGACTCATCTACAAATGGGCCCTTCTTGGTGGATCTTGCCATAATGCGTTACCTTTTCCTCTTACTTCTTGCGTCGTTTTAAAATTCTTGGATTTTTCTTCTTACGAGTACGTGTACCCTTGCACCCTTTTCCCCAAGGAGTTGTTGGGTGGGCCCCTGACTTAGAACGGCCTTCCCCACCACCATGCGGGTGGTCAATTGGATTCATCGCCATACCACGAACCGTAGGCCTAAATCCCTTGTGACGGGTTCTTCCCGCCTTACCAATAACAATATTTTTGTGATCAGCATTACCAAGAACGCCAACCGTTGCCCAACAATCTTGATGAACTAAACGTATTTCACCAGAAGGCAATTTAACAGTTGCATACTCATCAGCCTTGGCGACGATCTGAACCGACGATCCAGCACTACGAGCAAACGTACCGCCAGAACGAGGGTTGAGCTCAACATTATGCACCGAAAACCCGACTGGAATATTCTTTAGTGGTAATGCATTTCCAACTCGAGGCTCAACTCTTTCACCAGCTTCTACAACCGAACCAACTTTCAAATTTTCTGGCATGAGCATATAACGCTTCACGCCGTTAGCATAGGATACAAGACCGATGCGCACATTACG is part of the Candidatus Babeliales bacterium genome and harbors:
- the rplB gene encoding 50S ribosomal protein L2, which gives rise to MAIKTRKPRNSSLRYQSYTDSSDITKHRPEKKLTIGLKKRGGRNAYGRITVRHRGGGAIRKYRVVDFKRSERDVPGRLIAVEYDPNRNVRIGLVSYANGVKRYMLMPENLKVGSVVEAGERVEPRVGNALPLKNIPVGFSVHNVELNPRSGGTFARSAGSSVQIVAKADEYATVKLPSGEIRLVHQDCWATVGVLGNADHKNIVIGKAGRTRHKGFRPTVRGMAMNPIDHPHGGGEGRSKSGAHPTTPWGKGCKGTRTRKKKNPRILKRRKK
- the rpsS gene encoding 30S ribosomal protein S19; amino-acid sequence: MARSTKKGPFVDESLLVKVHKVKESGKKEAIKTWSRRSMVIPEFVGLTIAVHNGKKFLPVFITENMVGHYLGEFAPTRTFRLHSGQKKTGAESADK
- the rplV gene encoding 50S ribosomal protein L22 gives rise to the protein MQFTAKARYIRFSPYKLRPLVDVVRGKDADYALNWFSTCALKRVRPLKKILESAVANAKSQANLAESDLVVREFCVDEGPTITYYKPGAMGRANLQRRRLSHLKVMVAPKVSTEQSKKKEE